One Rhinoderma darwinii isolate aRhiDar2 chromosome 6, aRhiDar2.hap1, whole genome shotgun sequence DNA window includes the following coding sequences:
- the LYRM1 gene encoding LYR motif-containing protein 1, protein MTAATHTKVLGLYRKIFRIARKWKSCSGLEEETKKERQYIVEEARKLFQKNKNVTHVETIHQCIDECNARIEIGLHYGIPYPRPTHLPPKGLAIPHSKTLRTQEKLRKQAKPIYLKSYDEIS, encoded by the exons ATGACGGCTGCAACACACACAAAAGTCCTCGGCCTTTATCGTAAAATTTTCAGAATAGCGAGAAAATGGAAGTCTTGTTCAGGACTGGAGGAGGAGACCAAAAAGGAAAGACAGTACATTGTAGAGGAAGCCAGAAAATtgtttcagaaaaataaaaat GTAACACATGTGGAAACCATCCATCAATGTATAGATGAATGCAATGCACGCATTGAAATTGGGTTACATTATGGAATCCCGTACCCCAGACCT ACTCACCTACCCCCTAAAGGACTGGCTATACCACATAGTAAAACCCTCCGCACACAGGAGAAGCTGAGGAAACAAGCCAAACCCATCTACCTGAAATCATATGATGAAATCTCATAG